The window CTAAGGGACACAATTTTAACCGGCGGTCACAATCTCCTGTACAATCAGCACCTGCTTGTGCGGAAACCCGTCATCTGGTCCAACAGGTGGTCTCTGGCCTCtgcctgtactttgctccattcatttttttccccccctttttaaaaaaataataaatgtgCATTATggggggtattgtgtatagattgatgatgatttgtatttatttcatccattttagaataaggatgtaatgtaacaatgtggggAAAAggaaagggggtctgaatactttcccgaatgcactgtgcaACAGGCTACTTGTACAGGTTTTAAAAAGTGACAGTTTAATGAAATATACAATGTATAATGAAAGAGAAAGTTGTGAGTGTTCTTGGAAATACATGTGGTAACAGGACTCCGGACAATTAGAGAGGGGAGGAGTTATGGCGGTGTGTTCCTGGGAACTTTTTTTTGGTTTCGTTAAACGCGAGATACCGTTTCACGCAGGCGACAGTAAAGGCACCACTGTTGACTGTCAGGCTACCACATCCAAGATCTGTGAAAACTAAGTAGCAAATATGGTTACGTTTGGCTGAAAACGGACATGAAAACCTTGACGGTAACGTCAACGGAATGGTGTGAGTTATAGCCTACACAGTGCGCGCTGAGTATCTACGCTCTTAGTACCAAAATCTCAATCACTGAACCGTTTGGGCAACGTCTCATGCCTCTCCAGAAAACGGTAAGCACCTGGCGCTCCTCAATTAACTCCATTTGAAACAAGACTACTGTTAACATTTTGTTGCATTTATTGGGCATATATAAAGGTATTTTACTTTGATTTGAAGCTGGGAGTGTCCAGTGTGCATTAGCTAAGACGTTGTGCTGTAATAGGTTTTAAACCGATTCATGTATAAAGAATATCAGGAACGTTTGAATGGCAACTGGTGAGTTGGATTCTGAACTTCGACACAGTTTGCACAATGAGCTGATTTGCATGTCCAAGCGTTGCGTTGTGTGAGTAGTGTAATGTAATTGAACCAACGGCAAGAGCTGCAGTAACAGTCAGACTGAAAGTGAAAGCGTTTCCGCCCCCCCTACCCTTCCAGACATACGCAGTCCTGTTATCTCCTCTGGTTATGGTTATAACAGTTATAACTAGGAAGATAAagacactgtgtgtgtttattttgttttgccttttATTTTACAAGGCAGGtcaattaagaacacattcttatttagaATGATGGCCTGGCAAAGaagcaaaaggcctcctgtggggcAGGGAATAAAATAACGTGTAAGACAATATGGAGAACATAGACTGAACACAATTGGCAACAGCAGAGATACACTACACATgaccaaaattatgtggacacctgctcgtcgaacatttcattccaaaatcatgggcgttaacatggagttggtcccttccttgctgctataacagcctccactcttctgggaaggcttttccaCTAAGATGTTGGAAACATTGCTACCGTGGATTCAGCCACAAGATGTTGGGCgatttaggcctggctcgcagtcagcgttccaaatcatcccaaaggtgttcgatggggttgaggtcagggctctgtgcaggccagttaagttcttccacaccgatcttgacaaaccatttctgtatggacctcgctttgtgcacggggggcattgtcatgctgaaacaggaaagggccttccccaaactgttgccacaaagttggaagcacagaatcatctagaatgtcactgtatgctgtagcgttaacatttcccttcactggaactaaggggaccgaaccatgaataacagccccaggccattattcctcctccaccaaactttacagttggcactatgcattggagcaagtagtgttctcctggcgtccaccaaacccagattcgcctgtcggactgccaaatggtgaagtgtgattcatcactccagagaacgcatttccactgctccagagtctaatggcggcgagctttacaccactccagccgacgtttggcattgctttaaggaatacctggaatagtataaagtaatccttctacccccccacccccccataaaaaaaaaagtggttgtcccactggctatcataagttgaatgcaccaatttgtaagtcgctctggataagagcgtctgctaaatgatgtaaatgtaaaatggtaatcttaggcttgtgttcgGCTGCTcagcaatggaaacccatttcatgaagctcccgatgaacagttattgtgctgacgttgcttccagaggcagtttggaactcggtagtgagtgttgcactcggcggtcccgttctgtgagcttgtgtggcctaccacttcgcggctgagccgttgttgtgcctagacgtttccacttcacaataacagcacttacagttgaccagggggCAGAAATGTGATtaaatgacttgttggaaagatggcatcctatgacgttggGGCAGACGACATGCTACGTGAAGGGAGACCTATTAAAATAACACAACGTGGTACGGCGTTTAATTAGGGCAGATCACAACGCTACGTGAAGGGAGATCACAACGCTACGTGATGGGAGATCACAACGCTACGTGATGGGAGATCACAACGCTACGTGATGGGAGATCACAACGCTACGTGAAGGGAGATCACAACGCTACGTGAAGGGAGATCACAACGCTACGTGATGGGAGATCACAACGCTACGTGAAGGGAGATCACAACGCTACGTGATGGGAGATCACAACGCTACGTGATGGGAGATCACAACGCTACGTGATGGGAGATCACAACGCTACGTGATGGGAGATCACAACGCTACGTGATGGGAGATCACAACGCTACGTGATGGGAGACCCACGGCAACAACATGACAGACCATCATACAAGCAGCAATGGCACAAACGACAGCAGAGACAAAGAGGCAGACGCCACAATCAGCCAGCCTACGTTATTGGGTTCACATAGCATCCACAGCCGTCCGTGACTGAGTCCCTGAAAGCTGAGATGGAGGATAAACATTCCAGCGttagtgtttttttttgttgtggcGTCTGTGTGACCCTTGTGTGTTCGTACATGTTGTTATACAGCATCTGAATAACACTgtcgcctgtctgtctgtctgtctgtctcttctcccAGGAGCTCTCCAGATAgttctggatctctctctctctcttcgcctgTATAGTGGATCTGGATATGGGATAGTGATCTACCAATGGGGGTGGTAGGGATCTGGTGATGGGGGATCCAGTGGAGGGGTCTTTTCTGTATGATGGTCAGAGACACTCTGGCAGGAACCACAGTGGAACCATCACAGAACCACACAGCACTCTCACAGAACCAGGAGGGAACCCAGCAGCTTCCGGGGGAAACCCTAGAAAACCTAGAACAACAGAACCGAGTTCTAGAGCAACAGAACCAACTCCTAAAACTCGAGAACCTAGACCTCCTAGGTCAACAGAATGAACTCTTAGAACAACAGAATGAACTCTTAGAACAACAGAATGAACTCTTAGAACAACAGAATGAACTCTTAGAACAACAGAATGAACTCTTAGAACGAGAGACTCCGGTCCAGACCAGCACAGACAACCAGACCAGACCTCCAGACCAGACCAGTTGTGGCGGTCCTCTCCATCCCTGGTGGCCTCAACAGAGCAGCTTTAGAGCGGCTATACCTCTCCCCTGGCCAAGCCCCGGATCCTGccttctccccatccctctcccctgcctcaGACCCGACCCCATCCCAGACCCCTGGACCACACACCTCCGGACCTTCTCCAGCCAGCAGGAGTATGTTCTAGTCCTACGCACACATCGTCAGCTGCTTCACAGTGGCTACTACTGGGGCCCTATGGGGATGGAAGAGGCCCACAACACGCTGCTACTCACACCGCCTGGGAGCTTCCTCATCAGGTATACACCACACGCTGCTACTCACACCGCCTGGGAGCTTCCTCATCAGGTATACACCACACGCTGCTACTCACACCGCCTGGGAGCTTCCTCATCAGGTATACACCACACGCTGCTACTCACACCGCCTGGGAGCTTCCTCATCAGGTATACACCACACGCTGCCACTCACATCGCCTGGGAGCTTCCTCATCAGGTATACACCACACGCTGCTACTCACACCGCCTGGGAGCTTCCTCATCAGGTATTCACCACACACTGCTACTCACACCGCCTGGGAGCTTCCTCATCAGGTAGACACCACACATTGCTACTCACACCGCCTGGGAGCTTCCTCATCAGGTATACACCACACGCTGCTACTCACACCGCCTGGGAGCTTCCTCATCAGGTATACACCACACACTGCTACTCACACCGCCTGGGAGCTTCCTCATCAGGTATACACCACACACTGCTACTCACACCGCCTGGGAGCTTCCTCATCAGGTATACACCACACGCTGCTACTCACACCGCCTGGGAGCTTCCTCATCAGGTATACACCACACACTGCTACTCACACCGCCTGGGAGCTTCCTCATCAGGTATACACCACACTCTGCTACTCACATCGCCTGGGAGCTTCCTCATCAGGTATTCACCACACACTGCTACTCACACCGCCTGGGAGCTTCCTCATCAGGTAGACACCACACATTGCTACTCACACCGCCTGGGAGCTTCCTCATCAGGTATACACCACACGCTGCTACTCACACCGCCTGGGAGCTTCCTCATCAGGTATACACCACACACTGCTACTCACACCGCCTGGGAGCTTCCTCATCAGGTATACACCACACACTGCTACTCACACCGCCTGGGAGCTTCCTCATCAGGTATACACCACACGCTGCTACTCACACCGCCTGGGAGCTTCCTCATCAGGTATACACCACACACTGCTACTCACACCGCCTGGGAGCTTCCTCATCAGGTATACACCACACGCTGCTACTCACACCGCCTGGGAGCTTCCTCATCAGGTATACACCACACACTGCTACTCACACCGCCTGGGAACTTCCTCATCAGGTATACACCACACACTGCTACTCACACCGCCTGGGAACTTCCTCATCAGGTATACACCACACACTGCAACTCACACCGCCTGGGAGCTTCCTCATCAGGTATACACCACACACTGCTACTCACACCGCCTGGGAGCTTCCTCATCAGGTATACACCACACACTGCTACTCACACCGCCTGGGAGCTTCCTCATCAGGTATACACCACACACTGCTACTCACACCGCCTGGGAACTTCCtcatcaggtacacacacacacacacacacacactgctcctcatcaggaaacaaacaaacacacacccccTCCCTGTCGTGCCGTCCTGTGTAACGTTGTGTTGTCATGTGGTTGTGTGGTTGTCAGGGACAGTCGTCAGCTGGACGTCTTCTTCACCCTCAGTTACCACGGCGACCAGGGGCCCACCAGCGTCCGCGTCCTCCTAACCAATCAGAGTTTCCGCCTCAACGGCAGTATCAAGGCCTTTGATTCGCTGTTTGCCTTGCTGCGGTTCTACATGGAGTCATCCCATAGGCGGCTGCGGAGGGCGTGGCGTAGGGAGCGACCAATGACCTTACAGCAGCTGTGTAGGGGGCGAGTCATTGAGATGTACGGAGCGGAGAGGATAGATTCACTACCTGGGCTTAACCAGGTGGTCGCACAGTATCTACGGGACTATCCTTATACTATATAGACACATCCCCCTACCAGACAGTTTGGGGCCCAGTTCCATTCCAACAAACTTTCTGAACGGTACTGACCGAAACTGAAATGGAGTGGAGCCCCAGAAAACTTAATGTGAATTTGCTGTCTCTTACGCTCTTTGTCTGTGATTCTGTAGTTCTTGTCTGTCTGTgggtctgtctctagtctgtggTTCTGTCTCTGGTCTGTGGTTCTGTCTCTGGTCTGTGGTTCTGGTCTGTCTGTGGTTCTGGTCTGTCTGTGGTTCTGTCTCTAGTCTGTGGTTCTGTCTCTAGTCTGTGGTTCTGTCTCTGGTGTGTGGTTCCGGTCTGTCTGTGGTTCTGGTCTGTCTGTGGTTCTGTCTCTTGGGCTAGTTCTATGGCTGGACATGTCATGTATTGTAGTTCTGGTGTGTGGTTCTGAAGGTTCAGTGGGTGTGTTTCTCCCAACTCTGGAGATAGACTAGAGAACGTATGATGATTTATgataccctcatcaatctacacacaataccccctaatgacaaagtcaaaacaggtttttagacattttttgcaaatgtaataaaaaaacaaaaactgaaatagaccctttgctaagagactcgaaattaagctcaggtgcatcctgtttccattgatcatccttgagatgtttctacaacttgattggagtccacctgtggtaaattccattgatttgccatgatttggaaaggcacacatcctgtctatataaggtcccacagttgacagtgcatgtcagagcgaaaaccaagccatgaggtcgaaggaattgtccgtagagctccgagacatgcttgtgtcaaggcacagatctggggaaggggtaCAAATctttttctgcagcattgaatacttatgtaaatgttatatttcagttatttaatgtttaataaattagcaaacatttcaaaaaaactgtttttttctttgtcattatgggttgaCGAGGGGGAAAATCccatttttaatccattttagaataaggctgtaacgtaacaaaatgtggaaacagtcaaggggtctgaatactttccgaatgcaccgctGCCTTATAATCAAAGTGTTTGCCTGTTAAATATAGGATAGAATGACTTCTTCACAGTGTTTTCaatgttatttaaaaatgaaTAAATATGATTATATTGATACTGTATCATGATCAAATTActgcgtgacacacacacacacacacacacacggagacaggagagcaggaaggaagggaaggaaggaaggaaggaaggaaggaagagttTAGCCTTTATTGTTGGAACGGGCGCTGCTCGTGAGCCGCTAACCGTCCGTTGTTGGAGTGACAGCGACACGACATGGTCAGAGCGGGTAAGAACGTTAACACTTACTACTGATGAACCGATAACAGTCCGTTACTACCCAGCAAAACATAAAACAAGTCTTAGCAACAGCTAAAGTAGCCCAGACGACCGGATAGCCTACTGTATGGCTTAATGTGGGCTATATTAACAAGCAATTTAGCGAGTTTCTCTCACAGAAAGAAAGATCCCATCTCTCTTGCCAGATGATGCTGATGCGAGAGCATCTCTCTCCAGTCGGACCCGTTTCACTGCGACACCTGCTCTATTCTAGCCACAATAACAACGGACAGAGCCGTCAGAACAGAACGAATGAGCAATAGCGGACAGATCTGGACTAGAACCCCCCGGTCTATCGCTCACAATGAAACAGGTAGGATAGGTtgcatgtgttgttgttttaatgAAATCCTTCTccggtcggtagctagctagtaggCTAACGGTTGTGTGTTTTACGGGTTGTGTGTGCACCGGTGCAGGGTGGTCTCGTGGACGACACGGAGGAGGTGGAGTTGGATTTCagtacggaggaggaggagcagagagcgCGCAGGGGCGCAAAGATCCGGTAAGTGAGCGAGACTAGAGAAGTAACCTACTCTATATAGGTCTACGTTGATCTATATTTAACCCAGTAATAGACTAGAGAAGTAACCTACTCTATATAGGTCTACGTTGATCTATATTTAACCCAGTAATAGACTAGAGAAGTAACCTACTCTATATAGGTCTACgttgatgtacagtgccttcagaaagtcttcacacccctcgactttttccatatttttgttttgttacagcctgaatttaaaatggactaaattgagattttgtgtcactggcctacacacaataccccataatgtcaaagtggatctAAGtttgtatcttttttttttttttacaaattaattaaaatgaaaagctgaaatatcttgggtcaataagtattcaacccctttgttatggcaagcctaaataagttcaggagtaaaaatgtgcttaacaaatcacataataagttgcatggactcactctgtgtgcaataatagtgtttaacatgatgtttgaatgactacctcatctctgtaccccacacatacaattatctgtaaggtccctcagtcgagcagtgaatttcaaacacagattcaaccacaaagaccagggtggttttccaatgcctcgcaaagaagggcacctattggtagatgggtataaaaaaaaaaaagcagacattgaatatccctttgagcatggtgaagttattaattacactttggatggtgtatcaatacacccagtcactacaaagatacaggcgtccttcctaactcagttgccagagaggaaggaaaccgctcagggatttcacaatgaggccaattgtgactttaaaacagttacagagtttaatggctgtgataggagaaaactgaggatggatcaataacattgtagttactccacaatactaacctaaatgacagagtgaaaagaaggaagcctgtacagaatcaaaatattccaaaacatgcttgctgtttgcaataaggcactaaagtaaaactgcagaaAATGTTACAAggatacaaagtgttatgtttggggcaaatccaacgcaacacatcactgagtaccactctctatatgttcaagcatggtggtggctgcatcatgttatgggtgtgcttgtcatcggcaaggactagggagtttttttgggggataaaaatgaatggaatagagctaagcacaggcaaaatcctagcggaaaacctggttcagtctgctttccaccagacactgggagacacattcacttttcaacaggacaataacctaaaacacagggcagaatctacactggagttgcttaccaagaagacagtgaatgttcctgagtggcctggttacagttgacttaaatcggcttgaaaatctatggcaagacttgaaaatggctgtctagcaatgatcaacagccaattttgacagagcttgaagaataacgtgcaaatattgtacaatccaggtgtgcaaagctcttagagatttacccagtaagactcacagctgtaatcgctgccaaaggtgattctaccatgtattgactcagaaggttaaatacttatctaatcaagaaatatatttgtttttttatttttcagaatttattcttccactttgacattcaagtattttgtgtagatccttAAACAAAAATTACaatcaaatccattttaatcccaccttgtaacacaacaaaatgtggaaaaagtcaaggggtgtgaaaactttctgaaggcgctgtatactaccccctagtccctacccctagtccctaccccctagtccctaccccctagtccctaccccctagtccctaccccctagtccctaccccctagtccctagtccctagtccctaccccctagtccctacccctagtccctgcccctagcccctagtccctaccctagtccctaccccttaGTCCCTACCCCTggtctctaccccctacccctagtctctaccccctacccctagtctctaccccctagtccctgcccctagtccctaccccctagtccctacccctgGTCCCtgtccctagtccctacccctagtccctactccctacccctagtccctaccccctagaccctagtctctaccccctagtccctacccctagtctctaccccctagtctctaccccctagtctctaccccctagtccctgcccctagtccctagcccctagtctctacccctagtccctagtctctacccctagtctctacccctagtccctaccccctagtccctagtctctacgcccctagtccctagtccctaccccctagcccctactcccctagtccctagcccccagtccctaccccctaccccttagtccctaccccctagtccctaccccctagtccctaccccctagtccctagtccctaccccctagtccctagtccctacctcctagtccctaccccctagtccctagtccctaccccctagaccctacccctagtccctacccctagaccctaccccctagtccctacccctagtccctagcccctagtccctaccccctagtccctagcccctagtccctacccctagtccctaccccctagtccctacccccgtagtccctaccccctagtccctaccccttagtccctaccccctagtctctaccccctagtccctagcccctagtctctaacccctagcccctagtccctaccccctagtccctagcccctagtctctaccccctagtccctaccccctagtccctagtccctaccccctagtctctaccccctagtccctaccccctagtccttagcccctagtccctaccccctagtccctaccccctagcccctagtctctaacccctagcccctagtccctaccccctagtccctaccccctagtctctaccctctagtccctaccccctagtccctagtctcttcccctagtccctaccccctagtccctaacccctagtccctagtccctactccctagtccctacccctagtccctaccccctagtccctaccccctagtccctagcccctagtccttacccctagtccctacccctagtccctacccctagtccctacccctagtccctaccccctagtccctacccctagtccttacccctagtccctacccctagtccctagtccctagtccctcccctagtccctaccccctagtccctagtc of the Coregonus clupeaformis isolate EN_2021a unplaced genomic scaffold, ASM2061545v1 scaf0078, whole genome shotgun sequence genome contains:
- the LOC121557032 gene encoding suppressor of cytokine signaling 1, with product MMVRDTLAGTTVEPSQNHTALSQNQEGTQQLPGETLENLEQQNRVLEQQNQLLKLENLDLLGQQNELLEQQNELLEQQNELLEQQNELLEQQNELLERETPVQTSTDNQTRPPDQTSCGGPLHPWWPQQSSFRAAIPLPWPSPGSCLLPIPLPCLRPDPIPDPWTTHLRTFSSQQEYVLVLRTHRQLLHSGYYWGPMGMEEAHNTLLLTPPGSFLIRDSRQLDVFFTLSYHGDQGPTSVRVLLTNQSFRLNGSIKAFDSLFALLRFYMESSHRRLRRAWRRERPMTLQQLCRGRVIEMYGAERIDSLPGLNQVVAQYLRDYPYTI